From the Neobacillus sp. PS3-34 genome, the window TACTTGGCTTTTTGTCTATTTGATTAGTAAGCTTTGTTTCGATTTGAGTCAAATTTTCACCCTCCCCTCTATATTATTCTAAAGAATTACACCTTATTAATTTCGTTAAAGTTAAAAAGTTTACCTTCATCTAGCAAGCTATCCGTCTTCTTAACTAAGGAAGCAGCTAAATTTTTTAAAAACATATTTTTATTGACTTAAACATCGTACAATTAAATAAAATATGGTAATTCCAGTTAATTCGCTAATGATAATAAATTGTGCTTTAAAAAGGAGTGGGAATAGTTGAAATTGATTGCAGGTATCATTCTTATTTTCATGAGTGTGGTTCATATCATATACGGAGAAAAACAACCTATAAACGAATTAAAAAAACTGAATGCGGACAATATTTTAATCGGCTCATTTAGAACGATGTCTTTGCAGGGCGGTCTGCTTCTACTTGCAGTAGGTGTTGTCGAGATTATGGTTTATTCCGGTATCATTGCACTTTCCGGCTTCGCAGCCTTTATTCCTGTTGGCATCATTTGCCTAAACGTCCTATCCGTACTTATTGTTGCTACTGTAAAACATCAGGAATTATTTAAAGCAATCATCCCACAACTTATTATTTTTGCGATCATCATCACACTTCAATTAGTAAGCGTTATTTAACACTAAAAAGGTGAAGCCCCTCTCGATTGAGAAGGGCTTCACTTTTAATTATTTTTTAGTTTTTCTAATAGCTTGTTGGCCTGTTCACGTGCTTGTTCCGTTTCTTCCTTTAAAAGTTCAGATTTCTCAACATTTCCATTGTCACTAAATGTAATAAGCAGTATATCTCCTTCTGATACAGAAGTTCCAAGTAATTTTTTTGCTACTATTTTTTCAATGGTTTCGTCATCTCTTTGCAAAAGTACAGCCTTTTCTTCTTCAAAACGATCTACGGTGAATTTATTTGACTTCACTTATCATCAAACCCTTCGCATCATACAGCCTTGCCGGGTCGCCTGCATTGTTCCAAATATTCGCAGTGGTCCACTTTAAATACGCTGGCGGCTGGTTTCTAGCTTTTGGACCGGAGGTGATATATACGGTTGCACCTTTTTTCAATACATAACCTGTTGGGAATGTATAAGTTTGGTTTCCGTTCACACTAACTAATTTCCAGCCGGTTAACGTTATATCCTTCACATCTA encodes:
- a CDS encoding DUF3006 domain-containing protein, with amino-acid sequence MKSNKFTVDRFEEEKAVLLQRDDETIEKIVAKKLLGTSVSEGDILLITFSDNGNVEKSELLKEETEQAREQANKLLEKLKNN
- a CDS encoding lamin tail domain-containing protein, whose translation is MKVDLAKEIVTLKNIDVKDITLTGWKLVSVNGNQTYTFPTGYVLKKGATVYITSGPKARNQPPAYLKWTTANIWNNAGDPARLYDAKGLMISEVK